The Kitasatospora sp. NBC_00374 genome has a segment encoding these proteins:
- a CDS encoding carbohydrate ABC transporter permease — translation MTITSTVRLPARAGSTAAARVARRRAALHWVAVHSLAIAAALFFLLPFVFVLLTSVMSDQQALTSNLWPTEWHWGNYGKVWRTPGFLTWWRNTLLYAAGGTALTVVSSLPVAYALAKFRFRGRNLALTAVISMMMLPPQVTVIPMYLFWAKQMHLTGSLWPLVIPMAFGDAFSIFLLRQFLLTIPKEYLEAARIDGCGDLRTLVRVVLPMAKPAIAAVALFQFFFCWNDYFGPQIYSSENPGAWTLSYGLESFKGAHHTNWNLTMAATLLVTAPVLVLFFFAQKAFIEGVTLTGVKG, via the coding sequence ATGACCATCACCTCGACCGTGCGCCTGCCCGCCCGGGCCGGCTCCACCGCCGCCGCCCGGGTGGCCCGCCGCCGCGCCGCCCTGCACTGGGTGGCCGTGCACTCCCTGGCCATCGCCGCCGCGCTGTTCTTCCTGCTGCCGTTCGTCTTCGTCCTGCTCACCTCGGTGATGAGCGACCAGCAGGCACTGACCTCCAACCTGTGGCCGACCGAGTGGCACTGGGGCAACTACGGCAAGGTCTGGCGGACCCCCGGCTTCCTCACCTGGTGGCGCAACACCCTGCTGTACGCCGCCGGCGGCACCGCGCTGACCGTCGTCTCCAGCCTCCCGGTCGCCTACGCGCTCGCCAAGTTCCGCTTCCGCGGCCGCAACCTGGCCCTGACGGCCGTCATCTCGATGATGATGCTGCCGCCCCAGGTCACCGTCATCCCGATGTACCTGTTCTGGGCCAAGCAGATGCACCTCACCGGCTCGCTGTGGCCGCTGGTCATCCCGATGGCCTTCGGCGACGCGTTCTCCATCTTCCTGCTGCGGCAGTTCCTGCTGACCATCCCCAAGGAGTACCTGGAGGCCGCCAGGATCGACGGCTGCGGCGACCTGCGGACCCTGGTCCGGGTGGTCCTGCCGATGGCGAAGCCCGCCATCGCCGCGGTCGCCCTGTTCCAGTTCTTCTTCTGCTGGAACGACTACTTCGGCCCGCAGATCTACTCCAGCGAGAACCCGGGCGCCTGGACGCTCAGCTACGGCCTGGAGTCGTTCAAGGGCGCCCACCACACCAACTGGAACCTCACCATGGCGGCCACGCTGCTCGTGACGGCTCCGGTGCTCGTGCTGTTCTTCTTCGCGCAGAAGGCCTTCATCGAAGGCGTGACACTGACAGGGGTCAAGGGCTGA
- a CDS encoding carbohydrate ABC transporter permease, translated as MALASTPVPPALKAKRRREAARTVAFLSPWLIGFGVFFAYPLISTVYFSFMRYDGFTAPTFNGLKNWDYVLNEYPSFWTGLGNTLWLVLVMVTLRVAFGLGIGLLITKVRTGAGFFRTAFYLPYLAPPVAATMAFAFLLNPGTGPVNHLLGDLGLPQPGWFTDPSWSKPALTMLALWGIGDLMVIFMAALLDVPKEQYEAAELDGAGPWQKFRFVTAPNISPIVMFAVVTGVIQTMQYYTQAIVAGKVASGVIGGSGQQFEPGYPHGSTWTLPQMVYNLGFQRFDTGSACVVAVILFAISMAFTSLLLRRKSGFINED; from the coding sequence ATGGCACTCGCTAGCACCCCCGTCCCGCCGGCGCTGAAGGCCAAGCGCCGCCGGGAGGCCGCCCGCACGGTGGCCTTCCTCTCCCCCTGGCTGATCGGCTTCGGCGTCTTCTTCGCCTACCCGCTGATCTCCACCGTCTACTTCTCCTTCATGCGGTACGACGGCTTCACCGCACCGACCTTCAACGGCCTGAAGAACTGGGACTACGTCCTGAACGAGTACCCGTCGTTCTGGACGGGTCTGGGCAACACCCTGTGGCTGGTCCTGGTGATGGTCACCCTGCGGGTGGCCTTCGGCCTCGGCATCGGACTGCTGATCACCAAGGTGAGGACCGGCGCCGGCTTCTTCCGGACCGCCTTCTACCTGCCCTACCTGGCCCCGCCGGTGGCCGCCACGATGGCCTTCGCCTTCCTGCTCAACCCCGGCACCGGCCCGGTCAACCACCTGCTCGGCGACCTCGGCCTGCCGCAGCCGGGCTGGTTCACCGACCCGAGCTGGTCCAAGCCCGCCCTCACCATGCTCGCACTGTGGGGCATCGGCGACCTGATGGTCATCTTCATGGCCGCCCTGCTCGACGTCCCGAAGGAGCAGTACGAGGCCGCCGAGCTCGACGGCGCCGGCCCCTGGCAGAAGTTCCGGTTCGTCACCGCCCCGAACATCTCACCGATCGTGATGTTCGCCGTCGTCACCGGCGTCATCCAGACCATGCAGTACTACACCCAGGCGATCGTCGCCGGAAAGGTCGCCAGCGGCGTGATCGGCGGCTCCGGCCAGCAGTTCGAGCCCGGCTACCCGCACGGCTCCACCTGGACGCTGCCGCAGATGGTCTACAACCTCGGCTTCCAGCGCTTCGACACCGGCTCGGCCTGCGTGGTCGCCGTGATCCTGTTCGCGATCTCGATGGCCTTCACGTCGCTGCTGCTGCGCCGCAAGTCCGGCTTCATCAACGAGGACTGA
- a CDS encoding extracellular solute-binding protein encodes MTRRTHRALAALTGTACLALLATACTGTNSAGGQDGSAAGQDVTITFWHGWSQDNEVKAIADNVAAFEKLHPNIHVKVVGNIADDKSEQALRAGGDAAPDVVSSFTTDNVGKFCSAGVWADLKPLLQKDGIDPAKTFPAAMLQYSRFQGNQCSLPLLGDAYGLYYNKTAFAAAGITAPPKTFSEFEADAVKLTLAEGDGYKQLGFMPNYHGYESTPTHFLGQYGPAYFGADGTSDIASDPRVAAMYTWQKALVDRLGGFDRLEKYRTGFGDEFSTKNPFTAGQVAMAIDGEWRTASLAEDKPDFEWATAPFPVPDDQAATYGRGYQTGTIIGIAKGSRKQTASWELVKYLTTNTDAVVGFANAIHNVPSTVEALDSPKLEADANFRTFIDIAKNPNSSTTPASINGGAYQVSMQNFGYEYEAGRQTDLKAGLAATAKEIDAAVQQAK; translated from the coding sequence ATCACCCGCCGAACGCACCGCGCGCTCGCCGCCCTGACCGGTACCGCCTGCCTGGCCCTGCTCGCCACCGCCTGCACCGGCACCAACTCCGCCGGCGGCCAGGACGGCTCGGCCGCCGGCCAGGACGTGACCATCACCTTCTGGCACGGCTGGAGCCAGGACAACGAGGTCAAGGCGATCGCCGACAACGTGGCCGCCTTCGAGAAGCTGCACCCGAACATCCACGTCAAGGTGGTCGGCAACATCGCCGACGACAAGAGCGAGCAGGCGCTGCGGGCCGGCGGCGACGCGGCGCCGGACGTGGTCTCCTCCTTCACCACCGACAACGTCGGCAAGTTCTGCTCCGCGGGCGTCTGGGCCGACCTCAAGCCGCTGCTGCAGAAGGACGGCATCGACCCGGCCAAGACCTTCCCGGCCGCGATGCTCCAGTACAGCCGGTTCCAGGGCAACCAGTGCTCACTGCCGCTGCTCGGCGACGCCTACGGCCTGTACTACAACAAGACCGCCTTCGCCGCGGCCGGGATCACCGCGCCGCCGAAGACCTTCAGCGAGTTCGAGGCCGACGCCGTCAAGCTGACCCTGGCCGAGGGCGACGGCTACAAGCAGCTCGGTTTCATGCCGAACTACCACGGCTACGAGTCCACCCCGACGCACTTCCTCGGCCAGTACGGCCCGGCCTACTTCGGCGCCGACGGCACGTCGGACATCGCCTCCGACCCCAGGGTCGCCGCGATGTACACCTGGCAGAAGGCCCTGGTCGACAGGCTCGGCGGCTTCGACAGGCTGGAGAAGTACCGCACCGGCTTCGGCGACGAGTTCAGCACCAAGAACCCGTTCACCGCCGGCCAGGTGGCGATGGCCATCGACGGTGAGTGGCGCACCGCCTCGCTGGCCGAGGACAAGCCCGACTTCGAGTGGGCCACCGCGCCGTTCCCGGTGCCGGACGACCAGGCCGCCACCTACGGCCGCGGCTACCAGACCGGCACCATCATCGGCATCGCCAAGGGCAGCAGGAAGCAGACCGCCTCCTGGGAGCTGGTCAAGTACCTGACCACCAACACCGACGCCGTGGTCGGCTTCGCCAACGCGATCCACAACGTGCCCAGCACCGTCGAGGCGCTCGACTCGCCCAAGCTGGAGGCCGACGCGAACTTCCGGACCTTCATCGACATCGCCAAGAACCCGAACTCCAGCACCACCCCCGCCAGCATCAACGGCGGCGCCTACCAGGTCTCCATGCAGAACTTCGGCTACGAGTACGAGGCCGGCAGGCAGACCGACCTCAAGGCCGGGCTGGCCGCCACGGCCAAGGAGATCGACGCGGCCGTCCAGCAGGCGAAGTGA
- a CDS encoding ROK family transcriptional regulator → MAGTPSLLRAINDRAALELLLANGPLSRTQIGTLTGLSKPTASQLLARLEAAGLVVPVGTTAGGPGPNAQLYQVNPAAGYVAGLDVTTTHVRVAVADITGGTLAEHQVATKGWPAAETVRRVADAVAETVRLAGLPEGSLHQAVLGIGGALDPVTDRLRYATHLPGWHSPRLVAELSEAVGAPVTIENDVNLAAIAEQAVGAARGSEDFVLLWAEEGIGAAIVIAGRLHRGFTGGAGEVGYMPVPGAPVVHNVRRKNSGGFQELAGAPAVLALAREHGLNAPGAEQAVALALETPGAGEEFLAVLADRIAVGLAAIVAVVDPELLVLAGGVPTAGGERLRELVQESLARIAIPRPEVRSSTVPGSPVLHGALQRALATARDAAFTTH, encoded by the coding sequence CTGGCCGGCACCCCCAGCCTGCTGCGCGCCATCAACGACCGCGCCGCCCTCGAACTGCTGCTGGCCAACGGCCCGCTCTCGCGAACCCAGATCGGGACGCTGACCGGCCTGTCCAAGCCCACCGCCTCCCAGCTGCTGGCCCGACTGGAGGCCGCCGGCCTGGTCGTACCGGTCGGCACCACCGCCGGCGGGCCCGGGCCGAACGCGCAGCTCTACCAGGTCAACCCGGCCGCCGGGTACGTGGCCGGTCTGGACGTCACCACCACCCACGTCCGGGTGGCCGTCGCCGACATCACCGGCGGCACCCTCGCCGAGCACCAGGTGGCGACCAAGGGGTGGCCCGCCGCGGAGACCGTCCGGCGGGTGGCGGACGCCGTCGCCGAGACCGTCCGTCTGGCGGGCCTGCCCGAGGGCAGCCTGCACCAGGCCGTCCTCGGCATCGGCGGCGCGCTCGACCCGGTCACCGACCGCCTCCGGTACGCCACCCACCTGCCCGGCTGGCACTCGCCCCGGCTGGTCGCCGAGCTGTCCGAGGCGGTCGGCGCCCCGGTCACCATCGAGAACGACGTCAACCTGGCGGCCATCGCCGAGCAGGCCGTCGGCGCCGCCCGGGGCAGCGAGGACTTCGTCCTGCTCTGGGCCGAGGAGGGCATCGGCGCCGCGATCGTGATCGCCGGCCGGCTGCACCGGGGCTTCACCGGCGGCGCCGGCGAGGTCGGCTACATGCCGGTGCCCGGCGCCCCGGTGGTCCACAACGTCCGCCGGAAGAACTCCGGCGGCTTCCAGGAACTGGCCGGCGCCCCCGCCGTCCTCGCCCTGGCCCGCGAGCACGGACTGAACGCGCCCGGCGCCGAGCAGGCCGTGGCCCTCGCGCTGGAGACCCCCGGCGCGGGCGAGGAGTTCCTGGCCGTCCTGGCCGACCGGATCGCCGTCGGGCTGGCCGCCATCGTCGCCGTGGTCGACCCGGAACTGCTGGTGCTGGCCGGCGGGGTGCCGACGGCCGGCGGCGAGCGCCTGCGGGAGCTCGTCCAGGAGTCGCTGGCCCGGATCGCCATCCCCCGGCCGGAGGTGCGCTCCAGTACCGTCCCCGGCTCCCCCGTCCTGCACGGCGCACTGCAGCGCGCCCTCGCCACCGCCCGGGACGCCGCCTTCACGACCCACTGA
- a CDS encoding mechanosensitive ion channel family protein, which produces MVRSAPVSPIADTTPSPATPSLTFTLPTSADEVSSSTKQAASWLDANWQGWVEGALRILFIVVLALVLRAMVRKLIDKLIARMGRPSEAEAELSRLGGLLANSGMVNTERRQQRSEAIGSVLRSVASFTILGTAALMVLSALGVNLAPLLASAGVAGVAIGFGARNLVTDFLSGVFMIMEDQYGVGDEIDTGVATGTVLEVGLRVTKLRGTGGEIWYIRNGEVKRIANMSQGWATAAVDVQVGYKEDLERVEALITEAAEQLAKETPFDELIWGRVKVLGVESVAADSVVLRVEARCSPGNAALVSRTLRLRLKAAFDLAGVKLKEEVAPAGAAAATPAVVELLPPSVLGDPGSARSLAAKPIPPQTADGAGPAAG; this is translated from the coding sequence GTGGTTCGATCCGCCCCCGTCAGCCCGATCGCCGACACCACCCCGTCGCCCGCGACGCCCTCACTCACCTTCACCCTGCCGACCAGCGCGGACGAGGTGAGCAGTTCCACCAAGCAGGCCGCGAGCTGGCTGGACGCGAACTGGCAGGGCTGGGTGGAGGGCGCGCTGCGGATCCTGTTCATCGTGGTGCTCGCCCTGGTACTGCGGGCGATGGTACGCAAACTGATCGACAAGCTGATCGCGCGGATGGGCCGCCCGTCGGAGGCCGAGGCCGAGCTGAGCCGGCTCGGCGGGCTGCTGGCCAACAGCGGCATGGTCAACACCGAGCGCCGCCAGCAGCGCTCGGAGGCGATCGGCTCGGTGCTGCGCAGCGTGGCCTCGTTCACCATCCTGGGGACGGCCGCGCTGATGGTGCTGTCCGCCCTCGGGGTGAATCTGGCGCCGCTGCTGGCCAGCGCCGGTGTCGCGGGTGTGGCGATCGGTTTCGGCGCGCGGAACCTGGTGACGGACTTCCTGTCCGGGGTTTTCATGATCATGGAGGACCAGTACGGCGTCGGCGACGAGATCGACACCGGGGTGGCCACCGGCACGGTGCTGGAGGTCGGGCTGCGGGTGACCAAGCTGCGCGGCACCGGCGGCGAGATCTGGTACATCCGCAACGGCGAGGTCAAGCGGATCGCCAACATGAGCCAGGGCTGGGCGACCGCCGCGGTGGACGTGCAGGTCGGCTACAAGGAGGACCTGGAGCGGGTCGAGGCGCTGATCACCGAGGCCGCCGAGCAGTTGGCCAAGGAGACCCCGTTCGACGAGCTGATCTGGGGCCGGGTGAAGGTGCTGGGCGTCGAGTCGGTGGCCGCGGACTCGGTGGTGCTGCGGGTCGAGGCGCGCTGCTCGCCGGGCAACGCCGCACTGGTCTCCCGGACGCTGCGGCTGCGGCTGAAGGCGGCGTTCGACCTGGCGGGCGTGAAGCTCAAGGAGGAGGTGGCACCGGCCGGTGCCGCCGCCGCGACGCCCGCCGTGGTCGAGCTCCTGCCGCCCTCGGTGCTGGGCGATCCGGGTTCGGCCCGGTCGCTGGCGGCCAAGCCGATTCCGCCGCAGACCGCGGACGGGGCCGGGCCGGCCGCCGGCTGA
- a CDS encoding HNH endonuclease, whose amino-acid sequence MPHVLVLNASYEPLGVVSMRRALILVLSHKAVCLEDSGITLHSATSAVPAPSVVRLTRFVRVPYRGPVPLTRRALFARDHGRCVYCGAAATSVDHVIPRSRGGQHRWDNVVAACRRCNHTKADRHLTELGWRMKHPPAAPSGLAWRVIGTGIKDPRWRPYLEPYGGLDQLHQQLSGFEHHDHTDGGGVLPAPHGRSRPIRRGEQPEPLSA is encoded by the coding sequence GTGCCGCATGTCCTGGTCCTCAACGCGTCGTACGAGCCACTCGGCGTCGTATCGATGCGCCGCGCACTCATCCTGGTCCTCAGTCACAAGGCGGTCTGCCTGGAGGACTCCGGAATCACTCTGCACAGCGCCACCAGCGCCGTCCCGGCGCCGTCCGTCGTCCGTCTGACCCGCTTCGTCCGGGTCCCCTACCGCGGGCCCGTCCCGCTCACCCGCCGCGCACTGTTCGCCCGGGACCACGGGCGCTGCGTCTACTGCGGGGCCGCCGCCACCAGCGTCGACCACGTCATCCCGCGCAGCCGGGGCGGCCAGCACCGGTGGGACAACGTGGTCGCGGCCTGCCGCCGCTGCAACCACACCAAGGCCGACCGCCACCTGACCGAGCTCGGCTGGCGTATGAAGCACCCCCCGGCCGCACCGAGCGGCCTGGCCTGGCGGGTGATCGGCACCGGGATCAAGGACCCGCGCTGGCGCCCCTACCTGGAGCCGTACGGCGGCCTCGACCAGCTGCACCAGCAGCTGAGCGGCTTCGAGCACCACGACCATACCGACGGCGGCGGCGTTCTGCCGGCCCCGCACGGCCGGTCGCGCCCCATCCGCCGCGGTGAGCAGCCCGAGCCGCTCTCCGCCTGA
- a CDS encoding HAD family hydrolase: MRLPIAPPPGPRAPVAAISFDGDDTLWDFASGFDAAVEHTARLLTEALGGPPVTVRWLHEVRDEVALGLPGAGYGVIRRAAFAESVRRRGGAPGLAEELHRAFNAVRAERTELYPETLDVLRGLASRMPLALTSNGNTELGWLGLESLFTVVTRAAECGIHKPDPGIYLLTAERLGVPPGQVLHVGDHPVEDLAGARAAGLPALLLDRTGRTPGALASLSGLTELTGLTGLTDLTGLPDGRHGVTA; the protein is encoded by the coding sequence ATGCGCCTGCCCATCGCACCGCCGCCCGGCCCCCGGGCGCCCGTCGCGGCGATCTCCTTCGACGGTGACGACACCCTCTGGGACTTCGCCTCCGGCTTCGACGCGGCCGTCGAGCACACCGCCCGCCTGCTCACCGAGGCGCTCGGCGGTCCGCCGGTGACGGTGCGGTGGCTGCACGAGGTCCGGGACGAGGTCGCGCTGGGCCTGCCCGGCGCCGGCTACGGGGTGATCCGGCGGGCCGCCTTCGCGGAGTCGGTGCGTCGCCGCGGCGGCGCACCCGGGCTGGCCGAGGAGCTCCACCGGGCCTTCAACGCCGTCCGGGCCGAGCGCACCGAGCTCTACCCGGAGACCCTGGACGTGCTGCGCGGGCTGGCCTCGCGGATGCCGCTGGCGCTCACCAGCAACGGCAACACCGAACTGGGCTGGCTCGGCCTGGAGAGCCTGTTCACCGTGGTCACCCGGGCCGCCGAGTGCGGGATCCACAAGCCCGACCCCGGCATCTACCTGCTCACCGCCGAGCGCCTGGGCGTCCCGCCGGGGCAGGTCCTGCACGTCGGCGACCACCCGGTCGAGGACCTGGCCGGCGCCCGCGCGGCCGGCCTGCCCGCCCTGCTGCTGGACCGCACCGGCCGCACCCCGGGCGCGCTCGCCTCACTGAGCGGCCTGACCGAGCTGACCGGCCTGACCGGGCTGACCGACCTGACCGGGCTGCCGGACGGCCGTCACGGGGTCACGGCGTAG